The DNA window caagacaggGCCTTGGGCTGATAATAACATCCAAATTTAGAAATTCTTAGTACATATTGCACTATCTATATTGTGCAATAAAATGCACATAACTCAAGAACAtaatcaacaacaaaaatacaacaaatataaagataaaaacatAATCTCTTTTATTGTAAGAATCCTTTAGATAACAACAGATGTATGGACAAGATAAAGCAATGTTTACATGTGACTTTTCTTTACATTTGAGATTTTAACACTGATATTGTGATAAGGTTCGACATTCACCTATTTTGGTATGCaagttcatttaaatattatattacaagcTACACCCGTGCGGTTTCTGCCTGCTTTGCttagttttattgttgttgACAAAtatactatccaacacaaaaagaatcaactattcaaattggaccagcaGTTCTAGATATTCGctcatacaaacaaactaactcttcAGGGTTACTTATTCGACCCTCAAACAAAAAAtagagattatggcaaatcttcttatgtagaggagagctatagtccagcagtggactgcaaatgcaggctgttgatgttgtatCTTGTGAGGTAAATTGCCTATTCTAGTGTTATTCTTTTAGCAATGTCTCCTTACAAGATTTTCACTTTCCGGGACCAACTACTTTATGATTATAAAGTATTGTATTTACCTCATTGAATTAACTATGGAGAGAGCATGACATCCATTAGATCCTGTCTACTTATATGTTTCAAACAGTAAGGATGAttttacaaatgttttattatttataatacctacaaaCAATTTAAGTTCCACCAACAtcttattcaaattcaaattagacCAAGACAAGAAACTATTGAACACaatacttataaattaataaacttcaATTTAATGTTAAGAATCCAATATGACTTATTGgattcttaatataataaattgtctGTAATTCAAAAGTAGAGGCCTAAATACAAAGGAATAAACAAAGCAAAGAAATGAGTTCTGAACCTAAAATGCACAGTGGGGCTTTAGTCTCATATTTACCTGTTATGTACAGAATTGGAAGCTTTCAGTGTGAAAAGGATATTATTGATTGTTACTAAAACTGTTCAAGTTCACCcaataaatctataattatCACAAGCCTTTGTTTTCACAGATAATCACAAATTGAATACACGAAAATTTATTGACATCACATTGTAGAACGTTGGAAGTAGCAAGAGGGCAAACGCGATAAGATCTTCGAAATGCCGGTAGctaataatttatcaataactgAAGGTAGACGAACGTTAcgtttttatatgtatacagcAGTTATAACCatgcttttctttatttactgtctatataatagtatttataataaaataatgatgatcTCATATTATTAAGATGCTATTTACAGCATTCTACCAAAAAATAAGAAAGGAATTCAAAGCAAACCAATTCAAATTCGTACAAACTCATCGGTCAACAACGGTaactatttttgtgttgttctcgcatttataataatggaTACGTGTATTTGCGGTGTACACATAATGCTTCTTACCATTTTCATGATTTCCAACACCGGTTTCActgtttttaagaaaataacaacaaaatatcacaACAAAACTTCCTCCCACGACTGCCGTTTGCAATTTTCTGTACTAGTGATGTACATTTAGCTGTTATGATTGTCTatcatttttgttttcactctttatttacaaaactatgaggtttattgattaataaaatgaagataTGTTTTCATGCCGTATTAGATAATGAGTAAGTTGCATAGttaaattttttatagtttttagttATAAGCTATGGAACTAAATCGAAtgataaaaatcattatttttctaattatcgACATCACTATTGACACAGATAAATACAAATTTACGTTTAGTTCCACATTTCAAAATGGAAAAAGTGTTCTTGTATCGTTTTTGTTacgtttagttttaaaaaattataGGAATGGCaattttggaattatttttcTCATAGCAACATTGACATTCTATTgtcaaaaagataaataattttaccttTTGTAAATGCtgtaaaaactataatttttacttttcaggTCTTTTCCGTAACATTAAAAGGTACATTTATAACGCATATTGTTCATATTAACgatattcattaataaaaacattataatttttgataaGTATAAGTCGTGATGTAAGAAGTcgatttttggatatttttcgTATAAAAACTCAATGTTTTTGCGTTTTTATCGTTACTAAGACATTAGATGaagtgtattttataaaacagtggtaataaataatgttcttttGGTCATAGATGTTGAAATTAAGCGGGCAAGTGATTTGGAGGTTAGGATCAAGGGCAGCCGTAAGGAAATATTCCGGTCCAAGTGCCACAGTATTCAAAACTGAGAAGTTAGACCTATCCACAAACACATCTGATAAGAGAATCGAACAACTGACCGGTGATGACAAGGATAATTCAGGTACAATATCtatttaacaataacaatgagGCAGAGTCATAGTTCTTAATGGAGTAACTTTTGTAACTAACTTATTTAGAACTTTTATAAAGATAAGTTTATGtagaacaaaatgtattttaagtgATGATAAACATAACACCAGCCTGCAGTTACTAAATTCATAATTATCAGCTATCTTTCAAGGTTTCTTATAAGATAATTCCAATAAGTTAAGCAATATTTTCCTATGGTGTATTATCACTACCAACAGTTTATTTCTGTCCACTGCTAGACTTCTCTCTAACAGCACACTAACTTAAtaagtatgtaattatgtataaatatgctCCGACACTGTTACTGTTATGTACTGTTATAGTATATGCCTATATTGACTGCTCGTTTGGCGTGGTTTCTAGGCACCCAGCTGTCGTGCAGCATAtcgcgggttagattcccgcatggaacaactctttatgatCCATagattgttgttctgggtctaggtgtcatctgtatgtgaaattgtatgttcgtaaatgcatccatgacacaggagaaaattctagtgtggggtatcattttatttcaaatgtatattgTCATGTCCATCTATTAACATTATGTcatgaataattataaattaattacaggCTTGGTAGCAGCAGCATTTGCTTCCCTGCAAGACATAGACACACCAATCGTAAAGAAGCCGAGTCCTAAATCAGCGAAGACCAGCCGTCTTGCACATTTGGACGGTCTGATATCTCAGGCCACTGATTTGAGTACACTGCTAGTTGTAGCTGAGAACCCTGTTGTGTCTCGGAGACATGCTTTGAAGGTATTATACAttataatcataaataaaaattttgttttgatagtaAATCTTTGTGGTGTCTACTTGATTACACATatcttatatatttatttgaatgcatggttggtgcggtggctgggcaaccggctgccggaTTATGTGCCGGGTTCAACTCccgttgaaattatttttgtggtcAGCTCTGTTTAATTTACCGGTTTTAGTTGgatattagtattttatgtgTCTGTCCTCTACAATTCCCTAATGGCTACCATATTCTTAGTTAGACCCACTGTCagatttttaaagttttgttttgactatctatctcaccccctattacatgggactgtactataacacaaatggttaaaagtgggtgtacactgtaaaGCAGCATTATGTGCACTGCTGCCTAACtcttcaggaataaaaggcgtaacgtttcATTGACCAGAGCCTGTAGCCAAATGCcatttagcgcttgtctacttgtagaatagaaaactaaattgtatgggattgacgtaaattttgacacttgtcATTGTCATCCCCgtacattgagttttctactctctctgtagacaagcgctaaagtGACATTTGGCTAGAGGCTCTGTATTAAACAACTGTTGtatgataatttattgtaaaaaaatatttgcttttaatttcCAGATGGTGTCAATCCTCTCAGAATGGACAAGCAGCAACAAAGTCAAGCTAACAGACTTTGAGAAAGATCCTCGGTTTCTCAAGCTGTGCAGGATCCTCGCCAGGTCCACTACATCACAAACGATTGGTTCCCTAACCATGGCTGAAGACTTGAGTACCGTATTGGGCATCACAGGAGATGATGAGGCTGCCAGATTAATAACAAACTTAACATTGCCACAGATGATCAAAgtgagttattttttttgttctgCCTTTGTTGTTTAATCTCATATCTTTCTTTCAACCAttatttcacatattattaACTCAATATTTGGTTCAACTGCCTAGAAATCGGTTGTTTGTGGTACTAGTTACCACAAAGTCATAGAGCACCACttatatacttaatttaattcaaaagttcaAGATCCTTGATATTCacaaatttcatattaaaacattttactgctaccaGAAATGTAGAAGATAGGGCACTGGATTACTGGTACTTTTGAACAagtatatcgtcacgcctttatccccgaaggggtaggcagaggtgcacattaaggcacatAATGCCTTTTGAACAAAGTCCTGATTTATTCCATCAGGTAATGAAAGCCCTACAGAACAAAGGTCGGCGCAGCACCCCTCTCCTCCGCGCCCTCTCCCACAACATCACCAACCAGGCCGAGATCATTGACCTCAAGAAGTCAGCTGATCTCCTCTACGCTATGGCGGCACTCAACTTCCCCGATCCAGTACTGTTAGATAGGATATGCAAGTGAGTATCAACGACAGTGTGTGCCTATAGTCTACTGCTAGTCTGTAGTCCTTCTTTACATAAGAggaattgactaaaaaccactccattcctactcttgcttttcgcgCCGAACTCCCGGTAAcacgctaggtaatccgcagctctggtGCTTTAATATCTACACCTAAAAGCAGGAACACAACAAGGAGGTCTTTAAACTGtgaaagtttaaaaagttcGGGTTTATAAAAATTGCTGCTGCGTGTCCTCTATTAAATAGTCTTTAGTCAGCTTTTAAGACACCCACAGGAAGACTAAGGATATGTTGACAAATAGCACCACACGGCAAACAATAGTGTGTTCCAAGTCCAAATTTGGCTTAAATAGGTTCAaatcagtactcttagtacggcTTTTCGTTTCgttctcgttcaacgtaaaacaaattcgtactaagggtactgcacAGTTTCTTCAAAAACCCTTACTTGTCAGTTGCAGTGACGACCACACCACCTTTTGCAACTAAAACTATAACCTTAATTTTATTCCTCTTCACAGTGACGTAATAGAATGCCTTCCCTCAAACGAAGACAAGTCAGCGGTGGTGAACTCCATAACGACTTCGCTGGGCCTCCTGAAGTACCGGCACGAGCCCGTGCTATCGGCCATCACGGATTGGTTGCACCAGCACGTGGCGCAGTGCCGCGCCACTGACATCGCGTCGGCAGTCGTCACGTTAGCTACCGTCGACTATCTGCCGCCTTCAGATTCGGCGCAGGGTTTGATTCAAGTGAGTTCATTTTGAAGTATTAGTATCTTATCTTATTACTTTCTTTGTACCTTTTGTGAGTATGTAccaataatacttataatgaCGCGTTTTTAATAGCAAAGTTTTTACTTTCTTATGTCATTGTCAAACATGgtccacatttttttttatgttaaattggcCGACGTTACATTGCTTAGAATTCGCACCATAACCAACATGGGTTACTTATATGTTTGAGGTAACTCAACAATTTTCAAGGCACGACTGAGGCCCACAACTTAGAGGCAGTGTTGCAACTACTAACAAGTTTGTGATGTGTTTCTAGTTTTTGGAActttctattaatttaaatcgaaaattattatgtaaacattgtGCAACatgaaagtaattatttttgcatttaatcaaaatattataatatcttttcTCCAGACCGCCCTATCCCTGAAAGAAGAAGAGATGACCAAGTCCTCGTCCTGGTTGGACCTGGTGTTCTCTCTGCTGATCCTGAACAAAGCCAAGAAGACACAGCTGGAGTCCACTCTGCAGCCCGAGTTCATTGACAAGCTGTTGTCTGCTGGTGGTAAGCACTTGGTTATAGTTTGGTCTTATTTGGTTTTTGGTTTTCGAAATTGTCAACGTACTTGTTCTTCTCCACTATACttatttacactttattatGACAGATGTCTCTTACTAAAGGCCTTATCATACTAGCGACTAGCGAGCGTCCTCAAATCGGAGCGGGCACGCAACTAAAACGTTACGGGCGCGCAAACGGAACGCCAGACGCATGTGCAGCGAATTTGTTGTGACGAGATTGCCGCGAAAACAGCGTGGACGCCATGTTACGGAGTATATTGTCTGTCCTTAACTTGCTACAAACACGCGACAAAAACGTTGCGATTTAGTCACGTTTCCCCGACGTGTTCACTGTGCAGCCGCGGCATGTTTGCGGCACATTTGCTGCGCGCCCGTTCCGCCCCGCAGCCACTCGCAAAGTGCTAGTATGATCAGGCTCTAAGTActaaccgaaaaaaaaaccactGAAGTAAATCTAAGTTTTATTACACGTAATTTTCCCTCTACTCTTCAGAGATCCCAATACCCTCACGACGTAAGCTGATGATGATCGACGCGTTCCTCCACCTGGCCAGCCCAGGGTCCCCTCGACTGCCCGAAGACATATCAGTCGGAGTACCAGTGGTATACACCAAGGAGAAATCATTCTACGTGCAGAGCATCATGGACACATTCAAGAGTTTCGTCTCCGCTGAGGCGTTTTTGAAAAAGGACTGTAATTCTGGCATGGGATTCTTGTATGGTGAgtagtttctttttctttttgtgtaTTCTGGGTTTGACTTATGtgtctaatttaaataaaaataacggtttactcgcgtaattatATTGAGAAAAAGCTGTACTAGTTTgtagtcacagaaggactctttatcatgagcatggttgtatctactctagttcctggcttacaggagttgtatgggaggttgtggtgggcttgtcccattaaaaaaaacctagaaTGTTACTAAgttattaagtaatttgtaattatcCCCCAGACGCGGAGTTCGCAGTGGATGCCAAATGCCACCCTGTACCATTAGATAAAGCTGAAAACAACAAAAGGTATAACTATACTCTTTTTCTGAAAAACAATGATTAGATTCAACTAAATATAAACTGTATTAGTAACACAATAACGTCCAAATTCCAGTGTGTTCCGGATAGCTGTACTAGGTTTGGACTACCACGACATGGCGAGGAAGTCTGCCGTGCCCCTCGGCATCAACCAGCTTCATACTAGGTTACTTGAATTAAAGGTATGTGGAATGGAATGGGTAGAATATGTACTCTTATATTTAGTAGACAGCTATTCTTGTCACTGTAGTGTAAGAGAAAGTAGAGAGTGGGATATTGAGAGATAGAGTGAGAGAGAAAGAGGTGCAAGACGAGGGGCGAATGAGAAATAGATGGAGAATCAGAGATAAGTATAAGGAAGAGAAAGAGAGATAATATACTCTCTCTCTACTTTCCCTAAAGGAAAATAAGATAAGGTGATGTTGGGAAGTTAGATGACTACtatgtatttttactatttatttattttactttttatgtgaTGTCCATTGAGTATTTATTCCATtgaatgatgaatgaatgaatttttaatgatatttatttgtgcaAAAGGTtacacttttacatgtcaatgACGATTGACTGCATAAATGTGAATgtgtacttataattatttttttaattccaggGCTTCAAAGTACTCCAAATTCCATACACGGAGTTCAGTCCCAAAGACAAGTTGGTGACCAGAGTGCAATACATAGAGAAGAGATTAAAGGAGATTGTCAACAAGTCAGGTCAGACGTAGGCATCCTAACTTAGGCACTAGACAACCTGACCTGGGTGACCTAAGTCACCTGTaccgttagtacgagtttgctttacgtttaagggttggttcatatctgacgtaaaatacgacgagcgtatcatcggtcgtactttttttttatggaataagtggcaaacgagcagacctgatggtaagcgatcagcgccgcccatggacacccacaacactagaggagtcacatgtgcgttgccggcctattatAAAGGAGTATGCTGACATATTATCGGTTGATTTTAAAcggttaatttttttctatacatttgtctgttttggcgatacgcgaccgatgatacgcgatgCATGTTCCGTCAGTTATGCCACCAACCCTAAAgtaagagcgcgttcggcgctctgattggccggcccgaataaaccaaccaatcagagcgccgaacgcgctctcgtaaagcaaactcatactaagggtactggtctcTATTGTAATATactgatatatgtatgtatgattgttATACAAACATCGTAAAgtatatgttattgtttttgatacaaaactgGACTGCTTTCTGTAAGCGGTgttgtaattgttttgttaaatgtttCTGTATGGAGTCGGTTGGTCCGTCTGTTTGTTTTCGGTTTTCTGAAAGGGGCGTAGATACGGATTAAGACTATagagatttttatttacagctCAATAGAAAAATTTGAATAagccattttaaattaaacttaagcAGGTTGTAAACTGAATGCTCCTGaaaaacgcttcatttttttttctttttataattttaatcgttataGTTTTCGTGTTACTCATGCAACATCAGCTTGCACCAGTTGATTACatctattattatacatattacataaacattgaattccttattgttttcaaaatacaactttcactatcacctgtttgcggcgtttgggagcgtttcGTTTACTTACTGTATATGttcc is part of the Spodoptera frugiperda isolate SF20-4 chromosome 30, AGI-APGP_CSIRO_Sfru_2.0, whole genome shotgun sequence genome and encodes:
- the LOC118269965 gene encoding FAST kinase domain-containing protein 4, with product MLKLSGQVIWRLGSRAAVRKYSGPSATVFKTEKLDLSTNTSDKRIEQLTGDDKDNSGLVAAAFASLQDIDTPIVKKPSPKSAKTSRLAHLDGLISQATDLSTLLVVAENPVVSRRHALKMVSILSEWTSSNKVKLTDFEKDPRFLKLCRILARSTTSQTIGSLTMAEDLSTVLGITGDDEAARLITNLTLPQMIKVMKALQNKGRRSTPLLRALSHNITNQAEIIDLKKSADLLYAMAALNFPDPVLLDRICNDVIECLPSNEDKSAVVNSITTSLGLLKYRHEPVLSAITDWLHQHVAQCRATDIASAVVTLATVDYLPPSDSAQGLIQTALSLKEEEMTKSSSWLDLVFSLLILNKAKKTQLESTLQPEFIDKLLSAGEIPIPSRRKLMMIDAFLHLASPGSPRLPEDISVGVPVVYTKEKSFYVQSIMDTFKSFVSAEAFLKKDCNSGMGFLYDAEFAVDAKCHPVPLDKAENNKSVFRIAVLGLDYHDMARKSAVPLGINQLHTRLLELKGFKVLQIPYTEFSPKDKLVTRVQYIEKRLKEIVNKSGQT